The Chrysoperla carnea chromosome X, inChrCarn1.1, whole genome shotgun sequence genome includes a region encoding these proteins:
- the LOC123302785 gene encoding protein tyrosine phosphatase type IVA 2, producing MTTAIIMRSKDIRPAPACIEYKGMKFLITDRPSDNNISVFIQELKRHRVVAVVRVCEPSYKVDSLVDQGISVYDLMFEDGTFPPPEIINEWFQLLKKHSREHPDACIAVHCVAGLGRAPVLVAVALMELGLRYEEAVELIREKRRGAINAKQLSYLERYRPKSRLKFRNNRSACCVQ from the exons ATGACAACAGCTATCATAATGAGATCAAAAGATATTCGTCCAGCTCCTGCGTGCATCGAGTACAAgggaatgaaatttttgattacgGATCGACCATCTGATAATAACATCAGTGTATTCATACAG gAACTGAAAAGACATCGAGTAGTTGCGGTTGTGCGTGTATGTGAACCCTCCTATAAAGTGGACTCGCTCGTGGATCAAGGAATAAGTGTTTACGATCTAATGTTTGAAGATGGCACATTCCCACCACCAGAAATAATCAACGAATGGTTTCAACTGTTGAAGAAACATAGTCGTGAACATCCAGATGCATGTATTGCCGTACACTGCGTGGCTGGATTAGGACGGGCACCAGTTCTTGTTGCTGTTGCACTCATGGAGTTGGGTTTACGCTATGAGGAAGCTGTTGAATTGATTCgaga GAAACGTCGAGGCGCAATCAATGCTAAGCAGCTATCATATTTAGAGCGGTACCGTCCGAAATCCCGCCTAAAATTCCGTAATAACAGAAGCGCCTGTTGCGTACAGTAA